The segment ACATCGTGTCTGATTGTAGATTTGCGAGCTACTGTGCAGTCTATCAGAAGGAAAGAAGATTTTGGAAACGTACATTCGATCATGTTGAGTGAATGTTGACAGAATGCTTATTTTGAGCTGAATTATTCTTCTATGCGTGCAGAGACAGTGGAAAACGGAAACATGGGGGTCTAGACATTGTGTGTGCTGATGGAGCCACAGTTTATGCTCCATTTGATGTTACGCTGAACGGCAAAGCTGCACCATACACAAAGAACAATGCTATCAATGATGGCATTAACTTGAGCGGAGAAGGTTTGTACTTACATCTTTTATAGACTTTCATGTTCGTAGAAAATAAAGTGCTTGTTTGataaaatactactactattataGGACATGTGGAAAAAGATTTCTTACATTAAATTCATAATCTCACATTAATCTCATATCTCCCCACATGATCTTTCTGGCAGGTCTCTGCTTCAAGCTGTTCTATGTTAAGCCGGACAGTTACTCTGGGACCCTGAAGAAAGGGCAGAAGATCGGAACTCTGCTCCCAATGCAGACGGTTTATCCTGGAATCACTTCCCATGTTCACGTTCAGATGTGTGACAAATCAGATCCCACCAAGTACTTCTGATGATGATGGAGCGGATGACCACCTGCAAACCACTTCAGAGTCTTCTGCCATTTATATCAGATATAATGTTATCAGTGTTACATGTCCTAAATTGTAACATCATAGCACATAAATCATCATGCTTTTTAGACTTATACACAAAGAAATACAACGGTGTCTGCTATATCATGAAGTTATCCGCACTGATAATTAGTAAGaaaagtcaataaataaataaataactaaattaattaaaactatattaaTTGTACTCTAATGAATATAGAACAAATTAGGAAACTCCAAGGCACTCTCtttaagaaaaatgaaaaagcatttattttatggCTTGGTCATCATAAACCTTTAAAAACTCTGACGCGTTTTGGCATACAAGCCTTTGTCAGGGAGTCAACAGTTTCCAAAACAAGAGTCCTTCTTATAAGTCTTCACACAACCAATCAAAAAACTCCATTTGGCAGAGGTAGGTTCAAAGTTGTAGGATTATAGAAagaccactagatgtcctccttggTACTTAATAGAACAGGATTTTTGTGGCTACACACCAAGGTTACATACAATACATGCATCACCAAAGTacagaaaacataaataaaaaataaaatttctagATTTGTAGTTTTAGAGAAAAACACTGAAGATCAAGTTCTTCATTCAGGCCTGGATATCTAGTCGCCTGCAGTTTATCAATCCAGAAACTTTCTCTCTGGTTTAGTAGTTTTTGCCTGTCTCCTTTCCTTAGTGACAATGGGATATGATCAATTCCACAGATCTGTACGGTCGATGGATCACTATTGTGGTGTTCCCCGTAATGTCTCGCCATAGAATAGTTCATGTTGCCCATGCGAATCGCATATTTATGTTCAGCCAATCTGTCCTGTAAGCGCCTCTTTGTCCTTCTATATAAAACACTTTACACTCAGGACATTTCAgtctatatataacaaatattggTTTACAGCTTATGAAGCGGTTAATGGTAAACTGTTTTTGGGAAATAGTTTTAACAAAGGTTTTAGCCTGCAAAACATTTGTACAATGATTGCAGTGTTGACATTTATAAGACCCTTTGGGTTTAGATCCCAACCACGTATATTGGCCTTCTGGTTTCAGATGGCTCCGGACCAGTTTATCTCGAATAGTAGGACATCTCCTGAAGGCTACCAGAGGTGGCTCAGGAAACAGCTGGCCAAGCATCTCATCGCTTTCAATAATAGCCcaattttttctaattattctctTAATTTGGTCTGCCTCTGTACTATACGTGGTAACAAAAATGGCTCTATCTTTTGTTGGCTTAGGTGGGTTTCTTTGAAGAAGTGATACCCTATTTGCAGATTTGGCACTGCTATATGCTTTATGGAGAGTTGTGTTTTTATAACCCCGTTCCTTAAAACGTGACGTCATCTCTTTTGCTTTACACTCAAAAGAATTGTCTAGGTCACAACTTCTCCTAACTCTCTGGAATTGCCCATAAGGAACATTTTCCTTCAACCATTTAGGGTGGAAACTTTTAGCATGCAGAATAGTGTTCCTGTCAGTAGGTTTTCTAAACACTGAAGTGTGTAGGGCACCATGATCGTCTTTGAAGATGCTTAAGTCAAGGAACTTAATACAATCTTTAGTATATTCCAAAGATAGTTTAATATTGGGGTTAATGTTATTCAAAAAAATTTGGAATTCTTTTAAATCTGCCTCTGAACcagaccaaaacaaacaaactgccTCTTTTATGTACATATCCTTTCCCCAAATTACTATAGCACCACCTTTATCTGCATTTTTAATAACTAGATCCCTATCTTTGGATAATGCTTCTGTAGCAGGCTACAGCTGTCTGGCCAAATGGCAATTCATTTGCAGTGCTGTGAGTGGCGCTGGGCAGTGAACAGTGAGCCAACcgtatgggctgaaatatgtgccactagaaactgaatttgaattgctaaacttgaataattgcattgaataactgaatttgaataacctaatttgaaagtgtattgtttaatttgaatcattgcattgaaaatctgaatctgaattgtataatttgaaattgtatttattcaaaaactgaatctgaattgtagccgaataaaatttgtccaataaaatttgatcctcacttaaaaataaactctctatatatcttcacattcacttctcacaattcagattcagttctcaaattcaatttcaagttactgagacagacatccgggtagttggaggatgaaggaagagcaatcgagcacagatcgatagatcgcgttcattggcgcacaggagccaatcagcacctacgttttgaagcaaagtacgtacccaccatgaaacaaggaagaagtgcttgccttgccgactgacttgaccaccatggatccggtgtgataagagatcacgaggtcattccaccagctgggcacagtctaggaaaaggtcagtgagtgattttgaacttctttgggatggcaccacgaggtgtcgttcacttgcaaagcgcaaacttctggagggcacataaaatttaaccagtgagttttggtatgttggtgccatgccagcagtgttgggaaggttactttggaaatgtaataggttacagattacaagttaccttgtttaaaatgtaatagtagtgtaactttttcaattactttattaaagtaatgtaactaattacttttgagtactttttgattacttttataaatttgtgaaaattaaagaataataaataaaagcatatacatcaacttaaatacagttatctaataagcatgtgacgtattctgtgtaataaactcctgaaatattggtgttttttttaaactgctgtctctttgtatatgatgatagttttctcaaaataagtaaaatgcacatgaagtgacacatagcagttttaggaattatgaggaatattgaggcggcacaggttgaaaacactgcgagcttcagtaggcatgtgtagtaaatgaaaccatgtctttgcaggaggggcggactgggaaaaaaattcagactggaaaattcaaactcatacaaaccagttcatggacaaaactattttttgtttggacctgacataaaaaaaggtttaaatctttagtttggggacatgcaaaataattaaaagttctctcctgaactgcaccttcacttctgcacctatttttctcttcagtctctttattttgccctgttatccatctctctcatgactttaatactcaagattgaacaaaactatactttacaaacaatactctacaatactacaatatctttatagaaaaatcctaatactgtacacgagtcatgtttttcccttacaaaagttaaacatgcttttattagcctatataaaagcaaaaaaaacttcttttttttgcacatggatttgtatttatttttaaataaatgcatttgtaaaataattttacatttttggttaccacagttaaacaatagtaaccattttctctggatttatagttaaatattaaaatgttaattttcgtaagggttgtgttgtctgtcgtagctccccctaaacctataaaaaaaatcggattttttttcagctaaattactactgtaacattacaacagataataatgatgtcctttatatagtattttgagtgatgactgatgagcaacgtgctgctgcttgattaaaagaacaaagacaaaaaagcatctttacagatgaaactgacctgaaaccctgaacaggagttctgcttctctgctccagcagtccactctctctctctctctctctctctctctctctctctctctctctctctctctctctctctctctctctcgcattgattactctgagtctgatccaaaccgtttggcggaggcgcggagagcgcgcgcgtcatgactaacaattcatgatttattagagatttaattatcaaatggcggattcacaaatgatcgctttagtacattcggcaggcaattatacaataatgatattaaatagtggggcaaaatcggctgccaggccaccgggaattgtcccggttctcccggtgtccagtccgcgcctgatttccacagacacgcagaatgtgcaagtcatatattgcatttttggggcttaatattcacagacactagtccatgtcatgttttgattcaagtgtactgacctacttttgatttagtcatccaaaatgtggcatattccgtccgcgttaggcattccgtttttatgactggattctacgaaccagactgtatttccgcatcccggaaattattagggcggtatgtctcagaatagtcagtgcaatttgggaaataaatcagttaaatctgtatgtggatgtgtgtaaatattcaaatgtaatcccctttgtaatcgttaaaaatttcataagtaactgtaatttaattactcatttttttcttagtaactgtaactaattacagttacaataattttgtaattaaattacgtaacgccgttacatgtaactagttactccccaacactgcatgccagtggtcgtaataagtgtaataattaattacgttgttatatatggttttgcttacaggcagttaatgtactgtaattactgattgtctattatttaagaaactatcatacagtaattatcacactatttaaattatgatgacagaaattacaattgtaattgagtttaacacatataacacagtacataaaaaggacattataataataattctactgattttttttttttttacatataaatgttcaaacaatatgcacactatcaatgtaagccatttatacagttttcgaaatacataacatttcaaagaatctttacagaaagacatactgttgtgtctatatggtcaaaaacaccctcactattttaatagttggtgctaaatgctttagtcttcatacatacagcaagcaagccataggcaacagtggttaataaagaaaaatctgcaagatgtagataatggagtaaaaaacctttggagaaaccagactaatcaaaaacactggggaccagttctcctctgtatattcagtttgaacatttggtacaatgtcaatagtagttaacagtgttactgcattgattcagctgtaaggttaaaggttaattgtgctatgtacaggcagtaacattgttttctctgtggcccaggtgatgcaggcagtgttagtgaagagttctaaggtgcagtcatccatcaatgaattcttgctgttttgctgaaactggaaacagttcatcctatgtgaagtccattgtggaagattggggaatcatcagtctcaactagctccagagtgtctcgggacagagcctctgtggtaaagaaaaatataaaaatgtttaggaactgtaatataataacaataattatttcctctctgccggtgtaatatacagtacagtatgctggaagactttcttgacatcatgcagaacggggtcagaagacatcagaagcaggaatcatcaaaaatcattgttaaccgtagagcatcggtttacaaatctttcaaaatcaagttatgatttatgtgtatgttgttataaaaacaattaaacagacataaatgtaatctgttcaactcagtctattttgcattcaaacattgctttaaattctttcaccttcctcttgtttctcagaaactgtggtgtatgtacgtgaattattctttctcttgtgtgttagtatttgcatatttttgccatttacttttttgttgcttctgtagggtcattgcttacaggtgatccctggattctttgacatgatatgaGGTACTTGGCCCCAAAAGTTTAAGAGTCTTAGGTTATATAAATTTGAAGGAGAATATAGAAGCGTACAAACCTAGAAatgctcacttttgttttgaagttgaaggaatgaagtcagctttgctgaaatgacaaaacacaagaatgaaatataatgtaaaattaaaatgtaaaaatgtgtacaataaactcagtacagaagccacatataaaattttaagttaaaaggtggacttttgagagaaagtaattttgctatggtcaggacaaactgatcaataataatcatatgggaacagtgacaaccaaaaaaaaacctttgtactgttgaaaataaatgtacatcacacagcacagtgagcctttatggtaacagctcagtcaatttaaaaagcattaaatctaactggtcaatgcattaatccattggtggggagacagatgcttggagggatagatctaactaaaatgcgacaatatattgactttttttattgactaaaaaaatatactaaagtttgatgttgggcactgggcccaacaggaccatgggaaggtattgcatctgtgagcaaatatgttgaattgactacttctgagttgtctccttgtcaaaacatagtgagacatacaggtcttactactctctctctccctcttagtaagcagtaccctgacaatgacaatcacgaggagtagttatcgtaaataatcacgctgaagacatgaccagtctacttggcggcaacaacattttcaccggaggaagaggcaaatgcttagaaataataaacgccaagcaaagatgttgttaccagagctagtacataaccacaaaaacgtgggataatagctactgtgtttgcaacacatcgagaaagatgtaatttcccccgtttctacaaaacagctacaACATTAAACTATCGTTTAATCGTTAGATCGttagatcgtgaaaaaaaaaatgtcattaccatatttgtcccaggcggatccatggtggtcaagtcagtcggcaaggcaagcacttcttccttgtttcatggtgggtacgtactttgcttcaaaacgtaggtgctgattggctcctgtgcgccaatgaacgcgatctatcgatctgggctggattgctcttccttcatcctccaactacccggatgtctgtctcagtaacttgaaattgaatttgagaactgaatctgaattgtgagaagtgaatgtgaagatatatagagagtttaactttaagtgaggatcaaattttgttggacaaattttattcgaccacaattcagattctgtttttgaataaatacaatttcaaattatacaattcagattcagattttcaatgcaatgattcaaattaaacaatacactttcaaattatgttattcaaattcagttattcaatgcaattattcaagtttagcaattcaaattcagtttctagtggcacatatttcagcccatacaACCGCGATGGTCGAGTCCCTATATAAATCGGGACCTTTCGTTTGACAAGCTACGTCATTGACATGCGACTGTTGTCCTGTCTACCTGCCGGCCTATCCGTCTGATGTCTGCCTTGGTTATCTATTTTATTCTAGCGTTACAGGTAGGAAAAGCTCTGGTTCTTTGTTTCCACTCTTTTAACTTTATGACTGGGGCTTATAgggaatgttttaattttagaatcCCCGTTGCTGTAGTAGCCCTGTTAGCAGCTAAAGTTGTGCCCGGTTATTGGTGATCAGAGCCTGGGGCCGTGACTGGATGCTGTTTAGCAAGGGTATGTGACTACGATAATTAATAGATAAATGTTACGGTGAGATGCGTTTATAAgtagacattttttgtatttcagGGAAGGCTTTATAGCCGGGGTGTAGCGGCCAGTGGGCGACATCAGCGCCGAACGCCTGCTGCTTTGCTTACGTTTTTATTGTCATGATTTGTTTGCGGATATAATATGCTCATGTCAACAACTGCGGCTGCCTTTTCACCCGGGACCTAGAATAAGTGGAACCGTGGTTTGCTCACGTTAATCGGCAGCTTCCTGGTGATCTTGTGAAACCAATATACCGTGAATTGGTTTCATTCAGCATCATATGGCCAGTTTCATGGTTTAAGTGTGGAGTGTTGGATGGACTGACACCACTAACtgtaattattttggtctatattttATAGGctcagtgttgttttgtttgtttatttaaactcTTGTATGGAGGCTTTTTGTCTGCTGCTGATATACAAGAGCATTATTCTGATTTATTTGGGTTGATtatttatcagaatcagaatcagaatgagctttattgccaggtatgttcacacatacaaggaattggttttcgtgacagagctccgcagtgcaacataacaataacacaataacaaaaaacacaataaggaataaaaaatacaaaaaaatacaaataggtgggtaaggattgacaatatacaaattgacaatgtatggcaggtatattaaaatgagcatttatgtatgtacatgtatattatgtggaaaagttttaactgtacgctaagtatgtgtgttggataaataagtgtatgtgtatataaatataaatataagtagtgtattgtgttccatgtatgtacatgtatattatgtgcaaaagatttaagtgtaagctaagtatgtgtgttggataaaaagtgtagtgtatataaatataaatagtgtagtgtgtcccacagttattatcagctgttcataagatggattgcctgagggaagaaactgttcctgtgtctggtcgttctggtgctcagtgctctgtagcgtcgaccagatggcaacagttcaaagagggagtgtgctggatgtgaggggtccagagtgattttaacagacttttgctcactctggataagtacagttcttgaatagatgggagggttgtaccgataattcgctcagcagtccggactaccctctgtagtcttctgaggtcagatttagaagctgagctgaaccagacagttactgaagtgcagaggatggattcgatgatggtggagtagaactgtttcagcagatcctgtggcaggataaacttcctcagctggcgaaggaagtacaacctctgctggtcctttttcacaatggagtcaatgtgaatgtcccacttcaggtcctgagagatagtggtgcccaggaacctgaatgactccactgcagtcacagtgctgttcatgatggtgagtggggggagtgcaggggggtttctcctgaagtccacgatcatctccactgttttgagcgtgttaagctccaggttgttgagagtgcaccagacagccagctctttaacctcctgtctgtaagcagactcgtcaccgtcctgaatgaggccgatgagtgtggtgtcatctgcaaacttcaggagcttgacagaggggtccttagatgtgcaatcgttagtgtacagggagaagagcagtggggagagaacacagccctggggagctccggtgctgattgtacgggtgctggatgtgtattttcctagtctcactagctgctgcctgtctgtcaggaagctgttgatccactgacagacggaggtgggcacggagagctgagttagtttgggcaggaggaggtttgggatgatcgtgttgaaggcagagctgaagtccacaaacaggatcctcacataggtccccggtctgtctaggtgttgcagaacataatgcagtccgatgtttactgcatcgtccacagacctgtttgctctgtaggcaaactgaagaggatctaacaagtgtccagtgatgtctttcaggtgggccagcaccagtttttcaaatgacttcatgactacagacgttagagccacaggcctgtagtcatttagtcctgtaattttggatttctttgggatagggatgatggtggagcgtttgaagcatgaagggacttcgcacagttccagcgatctgttgaagatctgtgtgaagatgggggccagctggtcagcacaggatttcagacaggctggtgtaacgcaatctgggcctggtgcttttttccttttctgcttccggaagacctggcgcaccgcatcctcgctgatctgtattgcaggtgtgggggagaggggggatgcaggaggtgtgaatggtgagagcgcttgattggagaggtgttcagggtgggttgcaggagttgtgattggtgtgaacagttgtttggagaggcattcagggttggttgcaggagttgtgaatggtgagagcggttgattggagaggtgatcaggatgggttgcaggagctgtgaatggtgtgaacggttgtttggagaggcattcagggttggttgcaggagttgtgaatggtgtgaatggttgtgtggggaggtgttcagggcaggtgatgggtgttctttcaaacctgcagtaaaactcgttcagatcgtctgccagtcgttgattctccacagtgctggggggtggtgtcttgtaattggtgatcttctttaggcttttccacactgatgcggagtcgttcaaagtgaactgagtccttattttttcagaataattcctctttgccactttgatctccttttccagtgtgtatttagcctgtttatacaagacattgtcccccttcctgtaagcatcttctttggcctgacggagctgtctgagttttgcagtgaaccacggtttgtcattgttgtaatttagttgagtcttggtaggaatacacatatcct is part of the Carassius carassius chromosome 33, fCarCar2.1, whole genome shotgun sequence genome and harbors:
- the LOC132113703 gene encoding leukocyte cell-derived chemotaxin-2-like, which translates into the protein MRLYILFSFLLLAVICSCRVDASQVKFGPLCSGNSSNRKRGCDTKYGCGSYGASRDSGKRKHGGLDIVCADGATVYAPFDVTLNGKAAPYTKNNAINDGINLSGEGLCFKLFYVKPDSYSGTLKKGQKIGTLLPMQTVYPGITSHVHVQMCDKSDPTKYF